The Impatiens glandulifera chromosome 3, dImpGla2.1, whole genome shotgun sequence genome contains a region encoding:
- the LOC124932960 gene encoding calcium-dependent protein kinase 34-like — protein MGSCCSQESNPEPTQNEAKVEAPPTGPGPSQREPIPAPPAEVKPPPQPAATQNQNQPQQQQQPQQQPTKPAAAKPAQIGPVLGRPMEDIRSIYTVGKELGRGQFGVTHLCTNKTTAEQFACKTIAKRKLVNKEDVEDVRREVQIMHHLTGQPNVVELKGAFEDKHSVHLVMELCAGGELFDRIIAKGHYTERAAASLLRTIVQIVHTCHSMGVIHRDLKPENFLLLNKDENSPLQATDFGLSVFYKQGELFKDIVGSAYYIAPEVLRRKYGPEVDIWSVGVMLYILLCGVPPFWAESENGIFNAILKGHVDFTSDPWVSISPGAKDLVRKMLNSDPKQRLTAFQVLNHPWIKEDGDAPDTPLDNAVMDRLKQFSAMNKFKKVALRVIAGCLSEEEIMGLKQMFKGMDTDNSGTITLEELKQGLAKQGTKLSEYEVKQLMEAADADGNGTIDYDEFITATMHLNRMDREEHIYTAFQYFDKDNSGYITIEELEQALREFGMNDNKDIKEIISEVDADHDGRINYDEFVAMMRKGNPEVTQNPKKRRDVIV, from the exons atgggGAGCTGTTGTTCCCAAGAGAGCAACCCGGAACCAACACAGAACGAGGCGAAAGTGGAAGCACCGCCAACAGGACCGGGTCCATCTCAAAGGGAGCCAATCCCAGCCCCGCCAGCTGAAGTAAAACCACCACCACAACCAGCCGCTACTCAAAACCAAAACCAGCCtcagcaacaacaacaaccacaACAACAGCCAACGAAACCCGCGGCTGCAAAACCGGCCCAAATAGGGCCGGTTTTAGGACGCCCAATGGAGGACATCAGGTCAATTTACACGGTGGGTAAAGAACTAGGGCGAGGACAATTTGGGGTGACACATTTATGCACAAATAAGACGACGGCAGAACAGTTTGCATGCAAGACGATAGCCAAAAGGAAACTTGTAAATAAAGAGGACGTTGAGGATGTTCGAAGAGAGGTTCAAATAATGCATCATTTAACGGGGCAACCCAATGTTGTGGAATTGAAAGGAGCTTTCGAAGATAAGCATTCGGTTCATTTGGTAATGGAACTTTGTGCTGGCGGGGAGCTTTTCGATAGGATTATCGCTAAAGGTCATTACACCGAAAGGGCTGCCGCTTCTTTATTGAGGACCATTGTACAAATTGTTCATACTTGTCATTCCATGGGTGTTATTCATAGAGATCTTAAGCCCGAAAATTTCTTGTTGTTGAATAAAGATGAGAATTCTCCTCTTCAAGCTACAGATTTTGGTCTCTCCGTTTTCTACAAGCAAG GagaattatttaaagatatagTGGGGAGTGCATATTATATAGCACCAGAAGTATTGAGAAGAAAATATGGTCCAGAAGTAGACATTTGGAGTGTTGGTGTGATGCTCTATATTCTTCTTTGTGGAGTTCCTCCATTTTGGGCAG AATCGGAGAATGGGATCTTCAACGCAATCTTGAAAGGGCACGTGGATTTCACGAGCGATCCTTGGGTTTCGATTTCTCCGGGAGCCAAGGATCTTGTTAGGAAGATGTTGAACTCGGATCCCAAACAAAGGTTAACCGCGTTTCAAGTTCTCA ATCATCCATGGATCAAAGAGGATGGAGATGCACCTGATACACCTCTAGATAATGCTGTTATGGATAGGCTCAAACAGTTTAGTGCAATGAACAAGTTCAAAAAAGTCGCTCTTCGG gTTATTGCCGGATGCTTATCAGAAGAAGAAATTATGGGATTGAAACAAATGTTCAAAGGAATGGACACAGATAATAGTGGCACAATAACACTTGAGGAGCTAAAACAAGGGCTTGCAAAACAAGGAACAAAGTTATCAGAATATGAAGTCAAACAATTGATGGAAGct GCCGATGCGGATGGAAATGGAACGATCGATTATGACGAATTCATTACAGCGACGATGCATTTGAACAGAATGGACCGAGAAGAACATATTTACACAGCATTCCAATACTTCGACAAAGACAACAGCGG GTACATTACTATAGAGGAATTGGAGCAAGCCCTTAGAGAGTTTGGCATGAACGATAATAAGGATATAAAGGAGATCATTTCCGAAGTTGACGCTGATCAT GATGGACGTATTAATTATGATGAGTTCGTAGCTATGATGAGAAAGGGTAATCCGGAAGTAACACAAAATCCTAAAAAACGGCGTGATGTAATTGTTTAG